In Paenibacillus sp. JQZ6Y-1, a genomic segment contains:
- a CDS encoding FAD-dependent oxidoreductase, with amino-acid sequence MKVAVIGCTHAGTAAIVNTAKLYPDAQITVYERNDNISFLSCGIALYVGGVVEDANGLFYSSPQQLDELGVTTKMLHEVTSVDTDAKTLTARDLTTGMELTDTFDKLIVTTGSWPIIPKFSGIELDNIVLSKNFNHSNTIIEKAKSANHIVVVGAGYIGVELVEAFQMNGKQVTLIDAEERILSKYLDPEFTVRTEEVLTQQGIQLALNEKVVRFEGADGKVNTVVTDKGTHTADMVILCIGFRPQTELLAGQVDMLPNGAIIVDKYMQTSKKDVYAAGDSCAIFYNPTQQHAYIPLATNAVRMGTLVARNLVNPTTEYLGTQGTSGIKIYEENIAATGMTEVAARLAGLDVETSTIHDNYRPEFMPTHEKVTLKVVYEKDSRRILGAQIMSHADLTQSINTISVFIQARMTVDQLAFVDFFFQPHYNKPWNYLNSVGLQALPQVAQKEAVTI; translated from the coding sequence ATGAAAGTAGCAGTTATTGGATGTACTCACGCAGGAACCGCCGCTATCGTTAACACCGCCAAATTGTACCCTGATGCTCAGATTACCGTGTACGAACGCAATGACAATATCTCGTTCCTGTCTTGCGGTATCGCGTTATATGTCGGTGGTGTAGTTGAAGATGCAAACGGATTGTTCTACTCGTCCCCGCAGCAGCTGGATGAACTGGGTGTGACCACCAAAATGCTACATGAGGTCACTTCTGTCGACACCGATGCCAAAACATTGACTGCTCGCGATCTAACTACTGGCATGGAATTAACTGATACATTTGACAAACTGATCGTTACGACTGGCTCATGGCCGATCATCCCGAAATTCTCGGGAATCGAACTGGACAACATCGTACTGTCGAAAAACTTTAATCACTCCAATACAATTATTGAAAAAGCAAAATCCGCTAATCACATCGTCGTTGTCGGTGCTGGATACATCGGTGTCGAGCTGGTCGAAGCCTTCCAAATGAACGGCAAACAAGTGACGCTGATCGACGCCGAAGAACGTATTTTGAGCAAATATCTGGACCCTGAATTTACAGTACGTACCGAAGAAGTGCTGACACAGCAAGGTATCCAGCTGGCGCTGAACGAGAAAGTGGTACGCTTTGAAGGAGCCGACGGTAAAGTGAATACCGTGGTTACCGACAAAGGTACTCACACCGCCGATATGGTCATTCTTTGCATCGGCTTCCGTCCGCAAACCGAGCTGCTGGCAGGTCAGGTGGATATGCTGCCAAACGGTGCGATCATTGTTGATAAATATATGCAAACAAGCAAAAAAGACGTGTATGCCGCTGGTGACAGCTGTGCGATCTTCTACAATCCTACTCAGCAGCACGCTTATATCCCGCTGGCAACCAACGCGGTACGCATGGGTACACTAGTTGCCCGCAATCTGGTGAATCCAACGACTGAATACTTGGGTACACAAGGCACATCCGGTATCAAAATTTATGAAGAAAATATTGCTGCAACGGGTATGACCGAAGTCGCTGCCCGTCTTGCTGGTCTGGATGTAGAAACATCCACGATCCACGACAACTATCGTCCAGAATTCATGCCCACACATGAGAAAGTAACGCTGAAAGTCGTTTACGAAAAAGATAGCCGCCGCATTCTGGGCGCACAGATCATGTCGCACGCCGATCTGACCCAGTCGATCAATACGATCTCGGTCTTTATTCAAGCCCGTATGACAGTCGATCAGCTTGCCTTTGTTGATTTCTTCTTCCAACCACATTACAACAAACCGTGGAACTATCTGAACAGCGTAGGTCTGCAAGCACTGCCGCAGGTTGCGCAAAAAGAAGCCGTGACTATCTAA